A genomic region of Pseudomonas sp. MPC6 contains the following coding sequences:
- the ytfE gene encoding iron-sulfur cluster repair protein YtfE — translation MSQTLLEQSLGQLACDIPGATRIFHSFKLDFCCGGHKSLREAALGKDLDPLLIADALHDLQDAGDTQHDWRNEPSETLIAHLLARYHARHREQLPELIRLARRVEQVHGARSSCPNGLADLLTDMQQELEGHMLKEEQVLFPMLQQGIGPQAAPPIQVLRFEHDQHGQALDQLLLLTNHIIPPVEACNTWRALYRGLLEFKDDLMQHIHLENNVLFINALKPRH, via the coding sequence ATGAGCCAGACCCTATTGGAACAAAGCCTCGGCCAACTGGCCTGCGACATTCCCGGCGCCACCCGGATCTTTCACAGCTTCAAACTGGACTTCTGTTGCGGCGGGCATAAAAGCCTGCGCGAAGCGGCCCTTGGCAAGGACCTCGATCCGCTGCTGATCGCCGATGCCCTGCACGACCTGCAAGACGCCGGCGACACCCAGCACGACTGGCGCAACGAACCGTCGGAGACGTTGATCGCCCACCTCCTGGCGCGCTATCACGCCCGCCATCGCGAGCAACTGCCGGAACTGATCCGCCTCGCCCGTCGGGTCGAGCAGGTCCACGGTGCCCGCAGCAGCTGCCCCAATGGCCTGGCCGATCTGCTGACCGACATGCAACAGGAACTCGAAGGGCACATGCTCAAGGAAGAGCAGGTGCTGTTCCCGATGCTGCAACAGGGCATCGGCCCGCAGGCCGCGCCACCGATCCAGGTGCTGCGCTTCGAACATGATCAACATGGCCAGGCGCTGGACCAGCTGCTACTCCTGACCAACCACATCATCCCGCCGGTCGAAGCCTGCAACACCTGGCGCGCGCTCTATCGCGGGTTGCTGGAGTTCAAGGACGACCTGATGCAACACATCCATCTGGAAAACAACGTGCTGTTCATCAACGCCCTCAAACCCCGTCATTGA